GGTAGCTTGAAGTAGTGAATTATCTTCCAGAAATGCTTACTACTAGAGAGACTAAAAACATACAAGTGAATATatatggtggtgcagtagttaagagctggggctgctaagcaaaaggtcagcagtttgaatctaccagccactccttggaaaccgtatggggcagttctactctgtcctatagggcctctatgagtaggaatcaactcaatcgcaaagagtctgggttttttttttttttggttagtgtatTTTATGACACCTATTTCATTAACATGAATATTTGCTATATTAATAATTATTAAGTACCTACTCTGCTACGCACTGTGGataccaaaagcaaaacaaaacctgttgctgtcaattcgattccgactcgtagcgaccctacaggacagagtagaattgccccatagggtttccaaggctgtaactctttacagaagcagaatgccacaacttcctcccatggagtggctagtaggTTCCAGCTGCACACCTTCCAGgttgcagctgagtgctcaaccaatgcaccaccagggttccttactgtGGATACTAGGGTCATCCAaacagacatggtccctgccttTCTGGAGCTTTTATTTTTAGCGGGAGAGGAAGATGTTAtgtttaaacaaaaaataattatgaaaacttAAATTGTGATAAGttcaatgaaagaaaatataaggTGTTCTGGGAAGGAACAAAAGATCCTGGTTTCAAGTGGGTCATATTGAAGACCTCTACTAGGAAATAATATTTAAACCGAGACTAATAAGATTTGTAAGAATTAGCAaagcaaaatagaactgccccataggtctataatctttatggaagcagatccccaggcctttctccctcagagaggctggtgaactcaaaccgctgaccttttggtcagcagcccattgcttaaccactgtaccaccagggatcctcttaaagcaaagggaaaaaagaaaaaaaaaattggggggggggagggaggggaaaagaagCTTTCTTGGGAGAGGAACAGCTTGCATGGAAGGCCCTGAGGCACAAAAGAGCCTGACTGAAGACAACATTGAAAAGCAGTGTAATactgagagagagggagaaggcaTGAGAAAGAACCTTGTATACTATGCaaaggatttgggtttttttctccCAAGGGCAATGAGACGCTGCTGAGAAGTTCTGAGCTGCAGAATAGTATGATCCAATTAACACTGTAAGAAAATCTCTTTGGCTACTGTGAAGAATGTATCCAGGAGGGTTTTGCTGGCTTATAAAGAGGACTTAAGAAAACCATGGGCCCTATTATTGATGGGAAAATTGCTTAAATTTTTAAGATAGTTTGCCAAAACAAGATCGTAAACTAAGTGAtggtgaatggaaaaaatgattgaTAAATCAGTATGTCTCTGTATAACTCATTAGGCCAGTGCTTCGCAAACTTTATTGTGCATTCAAATCACCAGGTGTTTTGTTCAAATGCAGATCCTGGTTCAGTAGATAGGGAGTAGGGcatttttgcatttttaacaagctcccaggtaatGCCTATGCCACTGGTTCTTGGttcacactttgagtagcaagtaACTGGGCTATATTCTatgtatagaaatatatatatattatactccAGAATATATGAAATATGTTCTTTATGTCAGCTTTCTTGGTGGCCTGACCAAGTGTCAAACTTGAATATTTAAAATTGATTTTAAGAGATTAAATTAGTGAGGGCATATAGAGGCAGATCATATGAGGCTTTTCATGTCTTCAGCGACTACCCTAAAAACACTTATTTCCTATCTACTTATCTAACCTGTCTGCCTACTAACCCGCCTGTGTTCAAAGTACAATTAATTATACTTCAGAAAGGGCTATGTACAATCAAAAGGATGTCCAAGACAAGTATACAAAAATAGTATGAGACTCTGAAATTTTAAATCTAGTATCTAAGAGGGTGGTTTGCATCATTAATTGAGGCTTACTCTCTGCTGGACACTTTATCGGCCTTATTCATTTGATAGGATAGGAGCCCCAGGAAGCTAAGAAGTTAGTTTCTTATCTAAGGGCGTACAACTCAGCTCTGGTTTATTTCATAGCTGACTCTCTTATTCCTTATGCTAACATTGCTCTTTTGTTTGGTTACTACGATCCTAGATGCAGAAGACTGAGGCTTTTATTCTGTGGCCAAAGGCTTTGTATTCCTCTAAAGACTTCATGGATCTTTGCTATCATTATCTATCATTTTATAAAGGTTCTAGGTGGTCAATAGgcctggcttttttgttttttgtttaaccTTTATTACCAATGCAACTTCTCCTTGTGGCATATCAATCCAGGACCTTGAGGAAAGGATTGATCATGAAAGGAAAATGTTTGAAATGATGCTTTAAGATTGAGATGATGCTCTTTGGGAAAGTCAGTAGGAAAATGTCACCTTGCTCGCTGGTTCTTAAGAAATGAGAGCTAAACGACATCCAGTTTTAAGAGAAATTAAATCtgaattatatattttaatttcataagAAGGAGTTAAACCAAATGGATAGTAGCTCCTGTTGATTTGCTCCGCTGAGGAAGTGACAAGAATTTCTACAGCCTCATTTtgtaaaagacaaaacaaactaaaaacatCTCCACAGAAATGCCAAATGCCTCCTTACACCTAGGGTCTGGCTAGATCGATTTTACCCAGCCTTCCAACAACTCAAAATTGTTGGCGTTTTTCCAGACAACGTTGTGTTGTTTTCGGTTTGGTTTGATCCCTCTTCTTTCGATTAAAGAAAGCGGTTCAAGTGTTTAACAAGCCTTAACTTGATTTGGAGACTTGCAGAGCGGTCAGTTCCATCGCCCTGCAGTTGGCTTTCCAGGTTAAGGTAAAATTCCGATGTCGGGATATGCCAAGGCGTTGTGAAGGAAAACTCTGGAAGGAAGCCAAAGGTAAGTGAAGTTCCTGGTGCTAGCGCGAGTCCCGCTCAGAGAACTGGCGCTAGCGCATTCTTTGTGCAGTTATTGGCTGGGACTGTGTGTGCCGCTGTCGTCCAATGAAGACGCTGGAGATCTGGCCCCGGCCGGTCCCCCTTTCGGCGCCCCGGGATGAGGCAGAGACTGAACAGCCGGAGAACAAATCAACGGCATCCAGAAAGCCATGTCCGACTCAGCGCCCAGCGCCCAAGCGCTAAGCCACTGAAAGTTTCTCAGCCAAACAGCCGGGACGATCTGGACCCCGCTGAGAGGAACTGCTTTTGAGTGAGATGGTCCCAGCGGGCTGGAGGAGCGGACTGGTAAGCATCGGGAGAGTGGTGGGAGTTTTCCTTCTGCTTGGTGTCTTGCACAAGGCGTCCGCCGTCATTCGCTATGAGATCTtggaggaaagagagaagggTTTCGCAGTGGGCAACGTGGTCGCGGACCTGGGCTTGGATCTCGGCAGCCTGTCAGCCCGCAGGCTCCGGGTGGTGCCCCGAGCTAGCCGAAAATTCTTTGAGGTGAACTGGGAGACCGGAGAGATGTTCGTGAATGACCGCCTGGATCGAGAGGAGCTGTGTGGGACACTGCCCTCCTGTACTGTAACTTTGGAGTTGATAGTGGAGAGACCGCTGGAGTTGTTCAGGGCGGAAGTGGTGATCCAGGACATCAACGACAACAATCCCTCTTTCCCTGCCCGGGAAATGAAATTGGAGATTAGCGAGGCTGTGGCGCCGGGGACGCGCTTTCCTCTGGAGAGCGCGCACGATCCCGATGTGGGAAGCAACTCTCTACAAACCTATGAGCTGAGCCGAAACGAGTACTTTGCGCTGCGTGTGCAGACACGGGAGGACAACACAAAGTACGCGGAGCTGGTGCTGGAGCGCGCACTAGACTGGGAGCGAGAACCAAGTGTCCAGTTGGTGCTCACGGCTTTGGATGGAGGAACTCCGGCTCGCTCTGCCAGCCTTCCCATTCGCATCACTGTGCTGGACGCAAATGACAATGCCCCCGCCTTTAACCAGTCCTTGTACCGGGCGCGGGTCCCGGAGGATGCACCACCCGGCACTCGCGTGGTGCAAGTCCGTGCAACAGACCTGGACGAAGGCCCCAACGGTGAGATTATTTACTCTTTCGGCAGTCACAACCGTCCTGGCGTGCAAGATCTATTCGCTTTAGACCTTGTAACCGGGATGCTGACGATCAAGGGCCAACTGGACTTTGAAGACACGAAACTCCATGAGATTTACATCCAGGCCAAAGACAAAGGCGCCAATCCCGAAGGAGCACATTGCAAAGTTTTGGTAGAGGTTGTGGACGTGAATGACAATGCTCCGGAGATCACAGTCACCTCCGTGTACAGTCCAGTCCCCGAGGATGCACCTCTAGGGACTGTTATCGCTTTGCTCAGTGTAACCGATTTGGATGCTGGGGAGAATGGGTTGGTGACTTGCGAGGTTCCGCCAGGTCTCCCCTTCAGCCTTACTTCTTCCCTCCAGAATTACTTCACTTTGAAAACCAGCGCAGCCCTGGATCGAGAGACCATGCCAGAATACAACCTCAGCATCACTGCTCGAGATGCTGGAGCCCCTTCCCTCTCAGCCCTTACGACAGTGCGGGTCCAAGTCTTGGACATCAACGACAACCCTCCTCAATCTTCCCAATCTTACTACGATGTTTACGTTGAGGAAAATAACCTCCCCGGGGTTCCTATACTAAACCTAAGTGTTTGGGACCCTGATGCCCCACAGAATGCTcacctttccttctttctcctggAGCAAGGAGCTGAAACTGGGCTAGTGGGACGCTATTTCACGATAAATCGTGACAGTGGCGTGGTATCATCCTTAGTGCCCCTAGACTACGAGGATCGACGGGAGTTCAAATTAACAGCTCATATCAGCGATGGCGGCACCCCAATCCTGACCACCAACATCAGCGTGAACATATTTGTCACTGACTGCAATGATAATGCCCCCCAAATCCTATGCCCCTGGCCAGGCGGGAGCTCAGTGGTGATGTTGCCTCGAGGTTCTGCTGTAGGCCACATAGTCACACGGGTGGTAGGCTGGGACGCAGATGCAGGGCACAATGCCTGGCTTTCCTACAGCCTCTTGGGTGCTCCCAACCAGAGCCTTTTTGCCGTGGGGCTTCACACAGGTCAAGTCAGCACTGCCCGCCCAGTTCAGGACACAGATTCGCCCAGGCAGACTCTCACAGTATTGATCACAGACAATGGGGAGCCATCGCTGTCCACCACTGCGACCCTGACTGTGTCAATAACGGAGGAATCCCCGGAGGCTCAGGCCGAGTTCTCCTCTGGCTCTGATCCCCGGGAGCAGAATAAAAATCTCACCTTTTA
Above is a window of Loxodonta africana isolate mLoxAfr1 chromosome 2, mLoxAfr1.hap2, whole genome shotgun sequence DNA encoding:
- the LOC100656652 gene encoding protocadherin gamma-C3 isoform X3 gives rise to the protein MVPAGWRSGLVSIGRVVGVFLLLGVLHKASAVIRYEILEEREKGFAVGNVVADLGLDLGSLSARRLRVVPRASRKFFEVNWETGEMFVNDRLDREELCGTLPSCTVTLELIVERPLELFRAEVVIQDINDNNPSFPAREMKLEISEAVAPGTRFPLESAHDPDVGSNSLQTYELSRNEYFALRVQTREDNTKYAELVLERALDWEREPSVQLVLTALDGGTPARSASLPIRITVLDANDNAPAFNQSLYRARVPEDAPPGTRVVQVRATDLDEGPNGEIIYSFGSHNRPGVQDLFALDLVTGMLTIKGQLDFEDTKLHEIYIQAKDKGANPEGAHCKVLVEVVDVNDNAPEITVTSVYSPVPEDAPLGTVIALLSVTDLDAGENGLVTCEVPPGLPFSLTSSLQNYFTLKTSAALDRETMPEYNLSITARDAGAPSLSALTTVRVQVLDINDNPPQSSQSYYDVYVEENNLPGVPILNLSVWDPDAPQNAHLSFFLLEQGAETGLVGRYFTINRDSGVVSSLVPLDYEDRREFKLTAHISDGGTPILTTNISVNIFVTDCNDNAPQILCPWPGGSSVVMLPRGSAVGHIVTRVVGWDADAGHNAWLSYSLLGAPNQSLFAVGLHTGQVSTARPVQDTDSPRQTLTVLITDNGEPSLSTTATLTVSITEESPEAQAEFSSGSDPREQNKNLTFYLLLALILVSVGFAVTVVGVIIFKVYKWKQSRALYRGPVSSLYRTPGPSVHADAVRGGLMPPHLYHQVYLTTDSRRSDPLMKKPSTSSPLASCQNTLRSCDPVFYRQVLGAESAPPGQQAPPNTDWRFSQAQRPGTSGSQNGDETGTWPNNQFDTEMLQAMILASASEAADGSSTLGGGAGTMGLSARYGPQFTLQHVPDYRQNVYIPGSNATLTNAAGKRDGKAPAGGNGNKKKSGKKEKK
- the LOC100656652 gene encoding protocadherin gamma-C3 isoform X18; translation: MVPAGWRSGLVSIGRVVGVFLLLGVLHKASAVIRYEILEEREKGFAVGNVVADLGLDLGSLSARRLRVVPRASRKFFEVNWETGEMFVNDRLDREELCGTLPSCTVTLELIVERPLELFRAEVVIQDINDNNPSFPAREMKLEISEAVAPGTRFPLESAHDPDVGSNSLQTYELSRNEYFALRVQTREDNTKYAELVLERALDWEREPSVQLVLTALDGGTPARSASLPIRITVLDANDNAPAFNQSLYRARVPEDAPPGTRVVQVRATDLDEGPNGEIIYSFGSHNRPGVQDLFALDLVTGMLTIKGQLDFEDTKLHEIYIQAKDKGANPEGAHCKVLVEVVDVNDNAPEITVTSVYSPVPEDAPLGTVIALLSVTDLDAGENGLVTCEVPPGLPFSLTSSLQNYFTLKTSAALDRETMPEYNLSITARDAGAPSLSALTTVRVQVLDINDNPPQSSQSYYDVYVEENNLPGVPILNLSVWDPDAPQNAHLSFFLLEQGAETGLVGRYFTINRDSGVVSSLVPLDYEDRREFKLTAHISDGGTPILTTNISVNIFVTDCNDNAPQILCPWPGGSSVVMLPRGSAVGHIVTRVVGWDADAGHNAWLSYSLLGAPNQSLFAVGLHTGQVSTARPVQDTDSPRQTLTVLITDNGEPSLSTTATLTVSITEESPEAQAEFSSGSDPREQNKNLTFYLLLALILVSVGFAVTVVGVIIFKVYKWKQSRALYRGPVSSLYRTPGPSVHADAVRGGLMPPHLYHQVYLTTDSRRSDPLMKKPSTSSPLASCQNTLRSCDPVFYRQVLGAESAPPGQVGTN
- the LOC100656652 gene encoding protocadherin gamma-C3 isoform X19, with translation MVPAGWRSGLVSIGRVVGVFLLLGVLHKASAVIRYEILEEREKGFAVGNVVADLGLDLGSLSARRLRVVPRASRKFFEVNWETGEMFVNDRLDREELCGTLPSCTVTLELIVERPLELFRAEVVIQDINDNNPSFPAREMKLEISEAVAPGTRFPLESAHDPDVGSNSLQTYELSRNEYFALRVQTREDNTKYAELVLERALDWEREPSVQLVLTALDGGTPARSASLPIRITVLDANDNAPAFNQSLYRARVPEDAPPGTRVVQVRATDLDEGPNGEIIYSFGSHNRPGVQDLFALDLVTGMLTIKGQLDFEDTKLHEIYIQAKDKGANPEGAHCKVLVEVVDVNDNAPEITVTSVYSPVPEDAPLGTVIALLSVTDLDAGENGLVTCEVPPGLPFSLTSSLQNYFTLKTSAALDRETMPEYNLSITARDAGAPSLSALTTVRVQVLDINDNPPQSSQSYYDVYVEENNLPGVPILNLSVWDPDAPQNAHLSFFLLEQGAETGLVGRYFTINRDSGVVSSLVPLDYEDRREFKLTAHISDGGTPILTTNISVNIFVTDCNDNAPQILCPWPGGSSVVMLPRGSAVGHIVTRVVGWDADAGHNAWLSYSLLGAPNQSLFAVGLHTGQVSTARPVQDTDSPRQTLTVLITDNGEPSLSTTATLTVSITEESPEAQAEFSSGSDPREQNKNLTFYLLLALILVSVGFAVTVVGVIIFKVYKWKQSRALYRGPVSSLYRTPGPSVHADAVRGGLMPPHLYHQVYLTTDSRRSDPLMKKPSTSSPLASCQNTLRSCDPVFYRQVLGAESAPPGQ